TAATGGATGGATTGATAACCGAGACTCAATAACACAAGGATTTATGgtcacaggaggaaaaacacaggtctaaatgatcaaatgaatgatggctgaattccatttcgCTGCTTCCATTTCTGTGTCCTTGCATTGTTCATGCTGACGTATACATACACACGTGACCCACTGAGACGTTGACACAGAACAGAGCCTTTTGTTAATGTCATCAGTGACacggttgtttttttttttacactgacaAAATGTCTGCTGCGAAGAAACCTTTTAAAAACCCTGAAAACAGACAACATGACAAGAGGAGTATCGTTCTGCCATTGTTAGGCACATTGCATGAATTTAATAAAGTGCAAATCATACAAAATGTCCCTACACCGCCTTCACGAGTGACTTTCTGCACCTGGACGCTGGTTGAATGGCACAGACCAATGTTCACACACCCAGAGGCAAAGGCTACTACTTACAGGCAAAAGCTGTGTTGTTAAAACCAAAAGGCATCCATTTATAAAACTGAACCACTGTTCACTCTTTGCTGACCCACTCGTTTCCTCGTAATTTCCAAGTAGCATGTCGTACCATCAATGTGACAATTTGCGCTACTATGTCTACGTGTAGATCGATCACTCGCGCCTGTGCAACTACCTCTAACTCTACGGACAATCACAAGGTTACATCTCCCTCATCTTTTTCTAGAATAACCACATCACGTGTTGACCGAGGTCGGCCGACACCTGCTGGAAGACAACGCCACCTCTCCATCGTCATCACAGAGCGGTTTCTCCCTCCCCTGCTCCCATGTCCACCCTCCTGTGCACCCTGCTGTCCTCGATATCCTCCCACTCGTCCTCCAGCCCCTCTGCGCCCTGCATTGTGATTGGTCGGTTCAAACGCAGGAGGCGGAATCTAAGTGGCACCAAGAAGAGGGCGGGGTCGGGCATGGAGTGTGGCCGCTGCGGTGACGTCACTCTCTCCTGCGGGACGCACGCCCTGACCCGCTCCTCCCTCAGGGTGACACGCCTCCTGTGTCGCTCCTCTGGTTGGCTGGGGGAAGCGGGAGGAGGCGGAGACAGAAGCCAGTCTGAGCTGTccccttcatcttcatcatcgtcttcgtcctcctcttcttcttctccttctccttctccatcctGTCCTCTGGGTTCCTCCCCTCCTTCCGCAGCAGACTCGGCGCTCTGCCGTTGATGGAACAGTTTTAAGCGTGCGGTGTGGAGCTCGTGGCAGAGGGTCGTCGTGGTGACGTTTTGGCGTTGCAGCTCACGACTCAGCAGCGTGATCTTGTGGCTGCGTCGTTTCAGTTCCTCCAGGAAATGCCGCTCTTCGTCCCTGAGGCTCCTACTGAGTGCTGATGTCCGAGCCCGGCCAGCCCGCAGCTCACCACGCACAGCGACCATCATGCACTGCTGGTCTTCCAGGAGACGCTCTGCAGCCTCACAACGTGCAGCCAGCTCCGCTTCCTCCTCTgagaaacacagatacacacatagaAAATGACTGCACTGTATACAAACAACTTTCTGCTTCATCAATCCTTCTCATATcgcatttaatacatttttcttttcacttggCTTTTCTGTGTTCCCTCATTTGTTGGGCATATATGTGCATTATTGATATAATACACATATATAAAGATTTAGATTTCGTAAAAATGGATGATGCACAAAGACTGAGTTAGTTGTTTAcatataaaacttaaaaattAACCAGTTGTCTTGAGAAAGcttcagagaagagaaaaaaagtttcTATTGAGTCAATTTATAGATATGAAATAGTTCTATAtagccgctttcagacatgcactgaactctgcaggtCCACCGcagtttttatgtttctgtatttgtgaacgcaaatgttcgagtgagagcctccgaactttctccgcctggccccctagtgtaaagtctgcagaaagtccggaggagtcgatgtgagaaaacagcaggggaTCCTCTGCAGGATCGGTTGATGATGCCTCTAACACgtgacaaaaactaaataatataaatatctcaggttAGAAAAGTGCTGCCATACACTGACAAAGTTGACATGAGAGTTTGTGGCGATAAGAGCCAACACTGTTGtcgatgagctgtaaacaaagtcatgtgatctccgcagcagagcACGTTactgcctccgcctgctgcaccacccctgaATCCTGAGGattatttgttgctgttgtgaactcgtctgagcagagaatctcctgctgtgatgtgCATGAAGACAAACTGCTGAGAAAGTACGGATCCAATTCTCTGGAGTTCCTctgcaggacatgtctgaaaacggcttatgtgAAGATCTCCtcccctgatccaggtctgcaCTAAAATTGATTGGTTTCACGCTCCACCTCTCTGTTATGGttatgtaatcctgctaactgacaaacaaacgcagacgaaaacacattttccttggcagaggaaactATGAAAGCTATAGTCTGTATACATGGAACCTTACACTGCTGAAATATGAGTTAACATAATCAGAACTCATGTTTATAATCAGGCAAATGGATGTAAAACTAATGTTGTACAGCTCATCACTGTACATTTTCTATTGTGACGTCCTTAGTGAATTTCCCGGCCTCCTCTTTGGAGCCATTGCACCTTATTATGATATAAAATTTCAGCCTCACCCACAGATCAGCGAGCAGCTCTAGTGTCTcacctgctgtgtttctgtcaggAAACCTGGAGTCCAGCTCACAGCTCAGCTCTGCAGACAGGAGCAGTAGAAGTAGATGAGCCAGGGTGAGACACAATGACGATGATTTTAAGAGACACGTaaagaaggagatggagagggtCACCGGTGGACTGACCATGACAGCGCCTCTTCAGGTGTGTGATCTCCAGCTGCAGGCCGGTCAGCATGGCCAGgtgctcctgctgcaggaaggCGATGCCTCTCTCCACACTGGCCACCTGCTGCTCCAGCCTCCCAGCATCCATGGCTGCTGAACCCCCACACAACCTGCACATGCACGAGGGCAGCTGGATGTGTGCACACTTCTTTACATCATTATAGAGCTGCATTCTATTATAGCActaatgcaataaaaacatacagtacaggTGCTTTTCTGCAACATTTCACTGGATCAATTCTGCTCATTTGCAAAAAGCCTTCTCTCTCATTGAATCTCacaggtttgattttttttttgcatctcaTTCCTGCAGCGGTGGTCTCTGGTGCTCAGTGTCTTCCTGCACCAGTGAATCCACCAGCCTCACTGTGGCCTACCGTGATACTGAAGCGGTGTGCTGCTCGAAGCGCCTCTCATGGATCCTCGTATCGCCCGGAG
The Hippoglossus stenolepis isolate QCI-W04-F060 chromosome 15, HSTE1.2, whole genome shotgun sequence DNA segment above includes these coding regions:
- the ccdc92bb gene encoding coiled-coil domain-containing protein 92 isoform X2, producing MDAGRLEQQVASVERGIAFLQQEHLAMLTGLQLEITHLKRRCHELSCELDSRFPDRNTAEEEAELAARCEAAERLLEDQQCMMVAVRGELRAGRARTSALSRSLRDEERHFLEELKRRSHKITLLSRELQRQNVTTTTLCHELHTARLKLFHQRQSAESAAEGGEEPRGQDGEGEGEEEEEDEDDDEDEGDSSDWLLSPPPPASPSQPEERHRRRVTLREERVRACVPQERVTSPQRPHSMPDPALFLVPLRFRLLRLNRPITMQGAEGLEDEWEDIEDSRVHRRVDMGAGEGETAL
- the ccdc92bb gene encoding coiled-coil domain-containing protein 92 isoform X1, whose translation is MQLYNDVKKCAHIQLPSCMCRLCGGSAAMDAGRLEQQVASVERGIAFLQQEHLAMLTGLQLEITHLKRRCHELSCELDSRFPDRNTAEEEAELAARCEAAERLLEDQQCMMVAVRGELRAGRARTSALSRSLRDEERHFLEELKRRSHKITLLSRELQRQNVTTTTLCHELHTARLKLFHQRQSAESAAEGGEEPRGQDGEGEGEEEEEDEDDDEDEGDSSDWLLSPPPPASPSQPEERHRRRVTLREERVRACVPQERVTSPQRPHSMPDPALFLVPLRFRLLRLNRPITMQGAEGLEDEWEDIEDSRVHRRVDMGAGEGETAL